A segment of the Microbacterium luteolum genome:
GGCGACGGCGATGCACCATTCCATCCCGAATCCTGCCGAGATCGCGACTCCCATTCCCGCGCCGAGCGGCCGCGCGCCGTAGGTGGAGACCACCACCAACGATGAAACTCGCCCGATCATCGGGGCCGGGGTCACGGCTTGGCGGAGCGAGGTCGTGGATATCGTCCAGATCACCGGGCCGAAGCCGAAGAGGAAGAATGAGGCGAAGGCGAGGGCGGGTGCGGGTGTCCACAGTGTGATGCCCATCGGAACTGCCGCAACGAACCCGCCGCCCGGGCCGAGCACCGTCATCGCACCGAGACGGAAGCGTCGGGACAGCGGGGGTACCAGAAGCGCTCCGATCACCATGCCTGCGCCGTACGCTCCCATCGCGATGCCCACGGTGGTGGCTGTCATCCCCAACCGGTCCACGGCGTAGACGACGAACACGGACTGAATCAGGAACCAGCCCACATTGAAGATGGTCGAGGTGACGATCATCGGCCGCAAGAGGTGGTGCCCCAGCACATATCGCACGCCGTGGGCAGCCGCTCTCCACGCTGACCCACCGGCCGAGGGCACGCTTCGAGGGATGTCCAGTCGAACCAATAGCGCCGCGGCGGCGACGCAGGCGATCGTGGCGACCACGAGGGCTGTGCCCGCGCCGGCGGCGGAGACGATGGCGCCAGCGATGACAGGCCCGCAGATGAAGGCCGCACTCCTTCCGAGCTCCAACCATCGATTGGCGTCGATCAGGCGATCGGATGTCACGAGGCGCGGCACCGCTGAAGGGACTGAGACGCTCACGCCCACCGTGCCGATCGCGCCGAGGCAGCCGAGCCCGAGAAGAGCGCCCATGGACAGCGAGTCGAGCGTGATGAGAACGACGATGGCGCCCAGCGTGGCGGCTCGCAGAACCTCCGACGCGATCAGCACTCGCTGCGGGGAGGATCGATCGATGACGAGGCCGAAGGGGAGAGCCAGCACGAGGAAGGGCAACGTCTGGGCGACATGCAGGAGCGCCGTCTCGGTCGCTCCGGCACCGAGCGACAGCACGGCGGCGAGCGGCACAGCCACGAGCGCGACCTGTTCCGCCATCTGGGTGGCCACGCTCGACCATGCGATGCGCAGGAATCGGCGGGGGAGGGGATCGCGGCGGCTCACTGTCATGGCTCGAGTTCATCAGCCAGGAGTTCGAGAATCTCGCGGGAATCGGCCCTCGCATCCGGATGCTATGGCGACTCGCTGCGAACTCCGAGAGACACGATCACCCGATGAGGCTCATGAAGTGGCCGACCTGAGCCTCGGTCGTGCCGGACGGGTTACGGAGGAAACCACCGTTCCCGGGCAGGAGCATCGCCAGCCAGAACGCCGCCCAGAGAGGCCGGTACGCGAGCATCCGCTCTCGCTCATCCGCCGACAACACGACGGCGACGGAGAGCGCGTCAGGATCGAACACTTTACCCAGGCGCCCGGCGAGATGCTCGACGTGATCGGCCAGATCGTACGCCGGATCGGTGAGTCCGCCGTCTTCGAAGTCGACGAGGCGGCACGTGCGGCCGTCCCAGAGGATGTTCGCGGGATTGAGGTCCGCGATTCCGAGCCCGACGAGTCGTGGGGTCGGCAGCGCGTCGGGACGGCTCAGCCATTCGCGCGCAGCCTCGACGCCGTCGGCGACCCTTGCGGCGTCCTCGCACCGGGAGAGGTCGTACGTGTCGCTCAACCACGCGCTGAGCGCCTGGGGGAGACTCGAAGGGCCGTAACGGCGCTCCGCGATCCCGGCGGCCGCGATGTCCTCGACGGGAATGTTGTACAGTCGCCGCAGCACCCGCCCGAGGGAGGCGGTCTGCTCAGCGGTGAGCGGCTTGTCGCCGAGCGGCACGCCGGGCACGCGTTCCATGATCACCACGGGGTGGCCGTCTTCGGTCGCCTGCTCGAGTGGTCGCGGAGCAAGTCCCGGAGCCTGTTCCCAGACGAGCTGCAGGCAGCGCCACTCACGATCGGCTTCGCCGTCTGCCCAGCTCAGAAACCTTTTACGAACCACCGCGTCGGCGATCCGCAGATCGTGAGTGTGGGAAGGCATACCGCACAGCCTAGGAGGGCCCTGCCTGAGTTCTTCGCGCAGGGTTCCAGCCGGCGAGTGTTGAATGGACAGATGCACGACTCCCAGACGCCCGACTCCGCCGTCGGATCCCCGGGCCACAGCCGTCGTGGCTTTCTCATCGCTGCGGGCGCGGGAGTGACCGTGACCGCAGCCGGCATCTGGCTCAGCGCGACCCCCGGAGTCCAGGACGAGGCGATGCCCGGTGTGGACCCGGACAACCCGAGGGGTCTGCCACAGTACGATCCCGTCTACGACCGCGCGGTGAGAGGCCTCGAAGCACCTCTGGGGTTCGAGGACTGCGCCAATCCCACCACTCGGGCGACCCGCGATACGGCAGGTACCGACGGCCACGCGGTATCGCCAATCATCGACCGTTTCGTCATTCACCACACCGCTACGACCGCTGACCACCTGGACTTCTTCTCGCGGTGCAACAAACGATCCTCCGCGCCGACGTTCTATCTGCGGCGCGACGGGTCGGTCATCGAGGTGATTCGCCCAGGCGCGAAACCGTCCTCGACGGGGGTCGACTGGAACTGGCGATCCGTGGCGGTAGAGACTCAGAACGACACGGGAGCGCCTGAGTACAGCGTCACCGAGGCACAGCTGGAGGAGCTCGCGCAGATGATCGCGTGGCTCGCGACCTTCGACGGCCAGACTCTGGACGGTGTACCGGTGTCGTTCACGATCGACCGGGAGCACGTCATCACACACCGGGAGACATGGTCGGGGACTGAATGCCCGGGCCCGTACCTGCAAGCACGAGTGGACGACATCTGCCCGGTGCCATTAGACGTGTCACTCACGAACCCTTCTGACCCGGGGTTTGTCATTTCCGATGGCATAAGATCTGCCGGAGATTGCGTCATTGCAGATGTCATTTCAGTCGGCGTCTCTCGAGGCGACGCCCAGAAATGTCCCTCGGCGGCGGGGGAGAGGGCCACAAACGTGCGAGACGTGCCCGACGGTGCGGCCGATGGCATCCGCGGTGCGCCGGACCCGGCCGCGCGGATTACGAACGCGAGGCGACGCCCCAGAGGAAGGTGTCCGCTCACATCGAGGCGCTGCGCTGTGCGTCAAGACGCCAACCGTGACCGGTTCGCCTATGACGGCTGGGGTCCCGTGAGGCGCTTCGGGGGAGCCGGAGGCTGCTCACGCACCCTTAGAAGCAGAGCCTCCAACTCCGAAGTCTCCTCATCGGTCAGGAGCCCGCCAGCCGATGACCTCTCGATGAGCTTTCGAGTGACCGCATCTACATCGAGCGACGTGTCGCCTATCTCAACGCCATCGAGGGCTCGCATCTCATTGGCCAACAGTTCGACAAGCAGGGCCACCCGACTCAGGCGGCGCCCGGCCTCGTCGGCGCTCATGGGCGGCAGGTCCTTAACAACGTCAACATCGGTCGACTCGTGCATGATGAGGCGCTCGGTCTTCGGCTCTTCGGGCTTGGCGAGCCGGCTTGTCAATCCGGCTGAAACTCTCTGCGACGTTCGCTTGACGAACGGGGCACCCCATCGCGTCCATGCATAAACGCCTCGGTCGACAGCGTAATCGACGGTATTGTCCACCGCCCACCTGATGAGAGGGCCAAAGTCGTCTTCGAACTGCTGGCGCCTCCGCGCGTCTTCGCGCTCCCGCCGCCGCATACGCAGTTCGTAGTTCGCGCGGCTCAGCGCATCGTTCTCTTCGCTGAGCTCATCGCGTCTGCGGACGGCCGCATCGTGCTCATTGCGAGATACCGGGTGGCCGTCCTCGATGGAGATGTCGTAGACGGCTCCGGAGTAGGTGCCGTTGGCGCGATGGCGTCCGCCTCCGCCTACCCGGTCGCCTGTAATGTCGGTGCCGTCCTTGCCGGTGCGCGGCAACTTGGCGGTGACGTAGTCGAAGCCGTCCGGTTCCTCTTTAGGCATGGGACTCCCTCCCCGGGACGAGCGTATCGCGAGCGGGTCGTTGATTTGTGGCGAATGCAGCTCTGCCGCGTCCGTTAGCGTCACGGGTGCTTGCACACGCGAACATCTCGACCTCGCTAGGGCACGGTGTCCCTCATGCTTCGTGATGCTCGAACCGGCCGTTGGCGCGTGGTGGTGCGCGGATTGCCGACTGGCTGTGCGGCGGAGGACGCGCCAAACTAGGAGCGACGGAGAGGGGGCGCGTGAGCATCGACGACTATGTGACCGAAGACGGCAGCGGGTCGCTGAGAGATGCGTACGTTCGCGACCTCCTGCCTGCCTCCGGCATGCCCGTCAAGCTGCTCCTCATCTTTGAGTCGCCACACCTCGAGGAGGTAGCAGCGGGGACGCCGGTCGTCGGTGGCGCGGGTCAGAGCGCGCTCGAGTACCTGCTTGGGAACGCGACACGCGGCAGCCTTGGCGAGTTCGTCGACGCGATGCACACCGCCGGCGACTACCGCGTAGCCGTCATGAACGTGTCGAACGTCCCGCTGCAACCGCAGGCGTTCGACGACGATGCAGGGCCATTGACGCCCGATGAGTGGAAGGTCATTGGTGCCGTCCGTGACTCCACAGCCAGGGAAGTCGATGGCACGATGACGCCCGAAGCCAACCGCATCGGGACCATAATTCGTGATGGGCTGCAGGGCCGTGTGAGCCGACTGAAGTTCGAAAGCGGCACGGCAGTGGTGCTGTGCGGTGACTTCGTTCAGCGATTCGCTAGGAGGCTGACTGGCCTCCCTGGTGAGCCTCTTAAGGTCTTTCACCCCTCTCGCAATCTCTGGCTGAACAACCCGGATCGCGACGAACACAAGACCTTGCGGAAGCTGTTCCTTACGAGCGCAACACCCCTCAACCAGCCCTGACGACCGGCGCATCGCGCGACGCCGTCCATGACATAGCTACATGGCCGCTGTCTCGCGCGCGGCGTCGGTCACACCATGTAAGGACGTCCACCTTTGGGGATTCGAGCGCCCGTATCGATCATCAAGGCCCAGGAGTCCGCGGTCGAGCGGCTCACCGCCCTGCCGTAATTTGTCAGCAGTGTGCGGGTTAGGGTGAGTGTCATGACTAGGCGTCAGCTACAAAGGACATGGGTGTCCGCGGGCATCGGTCTCATCGTCTGCGGGGTGGCTTGTGCTGTGCAGCCGACCTTGAATTCCCAAGTGTGGGTCGGGGTGCTCGCTGATGTGATCTTCGCGGCATCGGTGTTGTTATTTGCCATAGGGCTGTCTCGAGATGCGAGCGTGGTCGGGCGTGAGCCCGTAGGAGTCGCTGCCTTGGTGGTGGTGGGTGTCTGGCCATTTGTGTGGTCCGTCGTCACGCGGGTCGTGACTAGTGATCCGATTTCGCCGGCCGGGGGAAGTGCTCTCGGGTTCGTGGCTTTGCTGGTTCCTACTGCGGCGGGACTGCTTGCAGGCGTGCGGATCGTGCGATCTCGTGTAGTGCCCAATCCCTGGCGATGGGCACCTCTTTGGGTGTTGGGCGCCTACGTCTTCACGTGGGTGATCCCGCAGGTTGCTTTCGTCTCTCAAAGGCCCGAGGAACTCCAGAGCTTCGCTTCTCTGTTTCAAGCGCTCGCCACTCTCGCGACCCTTGCGGGAACGATGGGGTTAGGCATCCTTGCAGTCGCCCTCGCTGCGAGACAAAGACCTGAAAGCGTTGAGATTTTCCCCACGCAGTAGCAACAGTGGCGCGTCCAGCAAGCCACCGGTCTTGTCCCCCGAAGTACCTACAGCGGTCGCCGCGCGGCGTTGTTAGCCTGCCAAGAAGAAGGCTGCGCTAGCAGCTCTAAAGGCAATACCGGAGGGAAGATCAATGAAGATCAAGACAACCTTGTCCGCGGGAGTGCTCGCCGTGGTTCTCGCCGCGATGGGCAGTCCCGCCTACGGGGAGGAGGCGCCATCACCCGACGCGTTACCGATCGAAGGTGCCGAGTACACGCCCGTCGAGCCTATCGACGCCACGCTCGTGATCGATGGGAAGCCCGCGGACATCGCCGTCATGGCCGACTTCGACCCTGAAGCGCCGGCACTCGTCTTCGACGAAACAGGCAACCCCGTCGCCGTCAGTGACATTGAACTCATCTACGCAGACGGGCAGACTGCGAAAGTCGAAGCCGTCGACACTACAAACAGGGCCGCGCTGGCCGGATGCAGCTGGTACTCATGGGTCGCCCCCGGAACGGGCACCTGGTACACCTCCGTGAACGGCTGTTCCTTTATCGGCCTCAACGCTGCAACCCAGGTCGGATACAGCTGGACCGTGGACAGCAACTCCTCCGGCTCCGCGTGTCTCAACGGTCGCGGATACCAATACCTCACGTGGCCCGGCGGCGGAGGATACTCCGAACTCTGGGGCGGGATCGGCTGCGGGAGCGGCGGGGACTCCGGGGGCGACGCACTACCTTGGGGGAACGTCGCTTCCACGAAACGCATCAAGATGATCTCCTACTCCACCCCGAGCGGTTCGGCAGGAATGTTCCAGTAGAAGTCCGCGCTTCAAGAGCGCTATCACGATGGAGGGGTGCCACGGCAGTAGCCGTGGCACCCCTCCATCGTCGTAGTCGGTAGCTCCGACGGACCAGCCGGCCGCCGCGTGAGAACGGGGCTCACCCTCGTCCTTCCAGGGATCACCACCCAAGGCTGATCCGACTACACAGGACATGCGCGACCGCTCAGACACTGTCCGAGGCCTCCACCGAAGTCCTTCCGGCCGACCCTATCGGCAGCAGGATCGGCACGCGAAGCATCACCCGCCGTAAACGATCGTTTACGGCGTAGGCACGTGCATGATCCCTGGTCGGTCGACACAAACGCTCCTCAGAACCACGATTCGGCAAGGGGTTCCGGCTGACCGCCGCCAGGGCGGCCGTGACGCATCTGCTCACTCGGATAGGTGAGCACGCCAACCCCCGGCCGGTCTCGCCTTGTACTATCAACGTGGCACAACTTGTGATAGGAATATGACACAAGTTCTGATGGAGGCGTGATGTCGCACATGAGCATTCTTTCAATCGGCCCTGCCGACCTCATCGGCGCGGCGTTCTCGACACCGCTGGTCTCGTTGGCCATAGCCCTCGTCGTCGCTGGCCTCAGCCTTGCAATGTCCAAGGACGGCCGTGCAGGCAAAGCGGTCGCGGGACACGCGGATACTGCGACCCAGTCTCGTCACGCGTCTGAACGTCGAACTCTCGGCGCGACTGCGATCGCTATCGTGATCCTCTTTATCGTTGAGAACGTAGTTCGTGGCTACATTCTCAACACGGTGGACGTTGTCTCATGGTGGCGATTCGCGCTCTCGTTGTTCTGTGCGGCCCTCGGGCTCATCGTGCTCCTCGCTCTCGTGGTGACCCGCGGGACGACGCCGCCCGAGGTTCCTGTCGCGACCGCGCGTCGGACATGGATGACGTTCGGCCCGCGGGTGGGCATCATCGCGGCGTGTGTCGCCCTCGCGGCGCTTCTAGCCACAACCGTCTCGGCTGGGCTGACGTCATCGCCGGATGATCGCGGCCGATATATCTGGCTTGTGGTCCCGGTGCCGAACGAGGCGGCCATCGATCCGGTTCGTCACTGGTTCTATGGATGGGCATACGGGGTGCCTGTCCTTATTTGCCTGGCGTTGCTCGGAGCGGCGACCTGGTCAGTGCTGCATTTCAACGCTTCGCGTCCCTATCTCCGGCCGGAAACGGTGATCGACGAGAAGAGTGCACGTTGCGAGATCGCCGCTGGTACCGTGCACGTTGCGTTGGCGGGGATCCTGATCGCTCTTGCGGGCGCGTGGCGTTTCATCGCGCGCTCCGGCACCGGATCGCAGCTCTTCATCAACGGCCAGAACGGCGGCGAGCCCTACGACATGACCTGGCGGTATGCGGAACTCGCTGCCGCAGGCGGGTGGATTGCACCCATTCTCGAGGTCATCGCGTTCGCCCTGTTGATTGTCGTCGCTGTCCGCGCCTTCAGTAGGCCGAATGGTGAATCTTCCAGAACCCAAG
Coding sequences within it:
- a CDS encoding phosphotransferase family protein translates to MPSHTHDLRIADAVVRKRFLSWADGEADREWRCLQLVWEQAPGLAPRPLEQATEDGHPVVIMERVPGVPLGDKPLTAEQTASLGRVLRRLYNIPVEDIAAAGIAERRYGPSSLPQALSAWLSDTYDLSRCEDAARVADGVEAAREWLSRPDALPTPRLVGLGIADLNPANILWDGRTCRLVDFEDGGLTDPAYDLADHVEHLAGRLGKVFDPDALSVAVVLSADERERMLAYRPLWAAFWLAMLLPGNGGFLRNPSGTTEAQVGHFMSLIG
- a CDS encoding MFS transporter, with the protein product MTVSRRDPLPRRFLRIAWSSVATQMAEQVALVAVPLAAVLSLGAGATETALLHVAQTLPFLVLALPFGLVIDRSSPQRVLIASEVLRAATLGAIVVLITLDSLSMGALLGLGCLGAIGTVGVSVSVPSAVPRLVTSDRLIDANRWLELGRSAAFICGPVIAGAIVSAAGAGTALVVATIACVAAAALLVRLDIPRSVPSAGGSAWRAAAHGVRYVLGHHLLRPMIVTSTIFNVGWFLIQSVFVVYAVDRLGMTATTVGIAMGAYGAGMVIGALLVPPLSRRFRLGAMTVLGPGGGFVAAVPMGITLWTPAPALAFASFFLFGFGPVIWTISTTSLRQAVTPAPMIGRVSSLVVVSTYGARPLGAGMGVAISAGFGMEWCIAVAVVVFAAQLVTVLSSALPAVRELPAAPTPASR